CTTCAAATATCACATACACTATatccaataataatattattttattcaatCTCTCCTTTTAATGCCATGAATAGTCTAACGGTAATAAATGGTGTaggttaatatatttatttaaggCTAAGTGACTAAATAATTTATATGAACATATTGCACCAATCACACAGGAAATAGTTGAAATATATATAATGCAATGCGTATAGGTAAGTATCACCAAACCATTAACGCTACTGTAGACAACACTAATAAAGAACACCAAGCACAATTTAAAATAACATCCAagtggttatatatatatataaatgtgcCTTTTCAGGTACAGGTTTAAACAAGGAAGAGCCTATAAATTACTCATCCCCTCCCCCAATTTAATTAGCTCCTTGCTTTAATTATTTTATGCATGTCCTAGAGTATGAGCTATAATAATTGCAACGAGTATATGATACCAAAAAGGATGTTATTTTATAATAATCATCGAATAATAATCAAATTTGAACAGCAAGACAATAAGAAAACTATGCTGCTCTGAGGATTACATATAAATATTAAGGATGAGATAAAGTAGGAAAGAAACAAACAATTGTATTGTAAATCGAATGGAATTATGTAATTAAGCATGGCAGCACAACAGCAAGCTAAGAATGTATTGAATCTTACTAAGTTTTGGGTGAAAATAAGACAAAACTATGCTAAACGGCCACGCTGGTGACTGCAAACGGGGGTAACATCTAACTAAAAGCTCTCATAAGTTCCTGAATTAGTCAACGCATTTTTAATACCAAGTCAAGTATACTTCTAAAAGAGTGGTGCATTTTAAACTACCAAATCTAAAACCTGTATCCCCTTCCGATACACAAACTCCTAAGTCCCACTCCTCCGTTCCCAACTTTACATTGGATATACCTCTTCATAAGATTCCTACTTCCGCATCAAATTAATCCTTTTCAAGTGATATTTGCATTTCAGTGGTTCAAATTATACAACCCAAATTAGCCCATACATAACGCGGATGTCAATCTATGAATTTTAAACAAGGATATTGCAGAGCAGGATATAATAGTGTAGCCTCAAGTAAGCAACAAACTGAATCAAAATAAATCCTCTTAGTTCATTAAAATTCATAAGTCATTATTGTATTACGGGACTATACACCTTCATATTAATATTCTATTATGTTCACCTCTTACCCAGAAGAATTTAGGCTTACGGTGAAACGAACAAAACAAATTTCAGTCATATTAAGAGCACCCACTGAAATCAACAATTTTAACATCACCCATTTCGGTGTTAGAAAGAGGGAGGGTTACCGGAGTAGAGAGGTTGGGCACCGGAAGACGACCACACGGGCGGAGAGACCTGAGCGACCGGCAGCTTCTCGAGACAACAAGGATCCGACGCAGGTTATAGATTTCTCCTTGGAGCCCGAGATGTCAGAGCTTCTATGGGTTGGGGGATGCCTTCGTTAAATGTTTTTGAGTTAGGGTTGGAGTGTATAAGGATTTGGGAGCAGATGATATGACTGCCGCATAGACTGGGGTATGAAAAtttcaatcaaaggagttcaatTAAATAAATTGGCGGGTCTTTGATTTTGCCTAAAACCCAAATCCCGAACTTCTGACTTTTAAAGCAAATatattaataagataaaataaagcaTCAGTAACTAAATACAATTGAAAAATGCACTATGTTAGCGATGACGCAAAATTGTATAAAATATGTAGTAAATCGAACTCAATGGATTTGACTTAGGTGAAAATATTATTGAATAAAAGTAGTATCAAGTATATAGTCGAATTAGATGTATGTTTAAAATGCTAATAAATCGAATGAATTGGCTTTGATTTACATGTTTACtttaattaaattcatttttaaaggaaaatatcattataaatgtttaaaatttatttttcataaatcaaactaaaaataattttcaatggACAAAATTTTAAGTCCTGGCGAATGAAAATTTAGTTCTGTGTCACATTCCCTAAGTTCTCCAACATGAaacattatatatttatatttattataataacTTCGCAGTTAATagattatttatttaatataaatattattagttGTGCTTaccgaaaattatttttaaagtttAATTTATCAAACTTACATACAATAaagtttatttaaaatttatcttttaaaaactttAAACAACAACTAATGAAATATGTATAAAAGTAGACTCGATGGCCTTCATTGTGGCACAGAATAGTGATAAATCCAATTCATTAATTAATCGACTCTAAAAAATAATAACTGTACCAATCTTGACTAAATATCGCATTCCCCAAGTTCTCTAACATGATAATACTTTTCAACAAGAACAATCTCAATATAACAATGTGAGAAGTTATAAAGTCACGACAAAACCAATGAACAAGGTTCGACTTTCCTAAATAACCTGAATTGAAAATCTTCAAATAACCTAAAGCACTGTCCTCACGGATTCAAGTACCGTGTTGCCCAGTTAGCCAAGTGCCATGCATTCTTCTTTCCAGGAGACATTCCACTGTAAGGATATTCATTCTCATTTGCTATTTTGTTGAGGTCATATGACAGCATGGAGCAATTTCTTCCTGCAGAAGTGGCCTCATCAGACCCATCAGAGGAGACAACGTCCTCTTTCTCCATTGAGTCTGGAACCACCTCTCCTGGTTCTTCGGATGCCTCTTGGATCTTTGGtcgagataaccctgagagtccaGCATCATATCCAAACACAAAGGAACAATTGATAGATTAGAGTGTGACATACAATCCTATTATATTACCATTGCATATATAATGTATTTCTTACTGTCCCGTAGTCGTTCAAGGCCATGTTCTATGAGCTTGAATTCCTCCCGTGATGCAACATCCAGTTCAACGACCAGAGTATTTTCATATCGTGTCTGTACAAAGTATTTATTATTAGTACTATGAATAAGAAGCAGAAGAAAAATGAAAGCACACATAGACCAACTATCAATCAAAAAGATAATAAGGACAGCAAGATCTTGCCCATTATTCTTATCATTGGCATTAACAAAAAATTCTGATAATCCACCGTAAACTCTTTCTCAAGTCTTAGATTCTTATCACAAGCTTCAAATTAAGAAAGAAGACCACGAGTTTTTTTATGAGAGATAAGTCCATGCATTGGTCTCAACTTACCATTTTATCAACTACACTTTTCAAAGGCTAGCCTCTTAAACAACTCAATCTTAAGAAATCGGTCTTAAATGGGGTTTTTAACTGAGGTTGTACTATGATCCAAGTATCTATCCACCTGGATTTGTCCGAAGGGCTACTTTTCTTAATTTGAACTGCAttttatttggttttggtttCAAATGGTGAGATACACAATATCACGGTCAAAATATATCATGGACCACCTGAAACTTGTAGGGATATGTTAGTAATCTTTTACAATGCTGAGTGAATTAGAAAATCACTGGCCATACTAAATAATTGGGTGCTTTCTTGAGCCAGCTCACATCATGCCAATACAAGCAATTACAAATTGAGTAAATACAGAAACCGGCACATATTTGTATGTGGTAGATACTAGCAGACAACTTAAA
The DNA window shown above is from Arachis ipaensis cultivar K30076 chromosome B08, Araip1.1, whole genome shotgun sequence and carries:
- the LOC107612629 gene encoding uric acid degradation bifunctional protein TTL-like, translated to MVDAFSGQSHLYRAIRDAPASLMRELLFWDRKYRAKFGFEFITSTELWFTQKILDEAKTRYENTLVVELDVASREEFKLIEHGLERLRDRLSRPKIQEASEEPGEVVPDSMEKEDVVSSDGSDEATSAGRNCSMLSYDLNKIANENEYPYSGMSPGKKNAWHLANWATRYLNP